The DNA sequence ACTGACAATCTGGGTAGCTCGCACCACAAAAATCACATTATTTCATTTCGGAAATAAACAGATTCATTCAATACACTTTATCATAATGGCAGCATATCCCTGCTGCCATTATTACATTCGCAATTTATGACATGACAGGGGTAACTAGTTGTTCTGCCAGTGATACCGCATTCTGAATACGTCCGCAGCGTAATGGATCGGCGATCATCAGCAGACGGAATGTCTGTAATTCGTCCAACTCACCAGCAATGAGCTGCAAGTACACTTTATTCTGATTTGACCCATGCGTTACTGGTGTAAGCACCTCGTCAGAAAGCGTCACATTACTGATAGATGATAAAATTCTGGTTATATCTTCTTTTGGTAATGCATCTTCCAGAACGATGTCAGCTACGACGGTAGTGCCAAAGAAAACTGGTGCCTGCAGCAAGGTTACTGATGTATTCAGTTTTTCTTCAGGGAACAACAACTGCAATTCAGAAACTAAATGAGAATCACCCAATACCGGTAAAATATTGAATGCCAGCTGTGACGAAAATAAGGTATTTTCCAGAGGTCGGCCATTCATGAGATGAGCTGTTTCTCTCGCCAGTGCTTCAGTTCCTTTCTTGCCATGAACTGAAACAGGTTCCAGCGCCACAATGTTCAGCTGAGTGATCGCGGTTTCGTCAAAAAACGGCTGAATAACATGAGCAATCAGAACGGTTAAATCATCCGGACATACATGAACAGATGATTCCAGATCTTCTTTTTGTGCGAGCAGACTCAGACCATGCAATGAGCTCTTATGTTCAATATTGCGCAAATCAATGATTTTACAACCATTCTGTTCTGCAGCGCTAAAAGCCGCCACATATTCATCTGTATTTCCAACCAGAAAAACCAGCTCAGCCTGTGACCAGTCAAAACTGGCCAGATCCTGCACATAGATGGTTTGGTTATTAAAACGGATTGAATCCTGATCTTCCGCATCCAGAGCGGTCAGTAAAAATAGTTTTCCAACAGGAAATTGTTTTTCCTGTAATAACTCGAGCAGATTTTCACTGATTAATTCTTCACTGCCAGCAACAGCAATATTCATTGGCATTTTGCCTTTCTCCTGAATATGTTTAATTACCTGAAACGGAAAATCCCAGCTTAACAAGCTCGTCATTATTCTGTTCAGAAGAGATGGTTACCGAACTCCACTCCCGGCGTTCAGGATATTTCTTGCGCATTTCATCGAAACGACCGGGCAACCCAATTTGATGCCGGAATCGTGCATCGTCACGCCGGACGTCGTATACCAGATGGATTAACTTTTTCAGCACCACCTCATCCGTATTGGCATTTAATGTCAGAGCATTAATATCGGCAACAGGTAACAGTTGTTTCAGCTGTTTTGTCACTGTATATCCGAATTGCTGACAGAATGCTTCATACAGCATATATGTGCCGCGATATTTTCCTTCAAGACTGTACCCGGCAATATGCGGGGTTGCGATATCGGTATATGGTACAAGCTCATGCAAAATATCCGGCTCATTTTCCCAGACATCCATCACAAGCAGCAGCGGTTCAGCGGATTGCTGTCGGAGTAACATAGCCTGATTATCCCAAACCTCGCCGCGGGAAGCATTCAACAAGATCTGCTCTGAACGTAATGCCTGAATATATTTTTTATCCAGCAAATGAAAAGTAGCATGTTCGCCCTCGCGGGATAACGGCACATGAAAGCTTATCAAATCACATTGCAATGCTTCGTCATAAGAGACAAAACTACGGGGATCACCCGCCTGTTCTTTCAATGGATCGCATAATTTCACCTCGATCCCCAGCGCGGACGCTCGTTCAGCAACTGCCGTCCCGGTATTCCCGGCACCGATAACTCCCAGTGATAAGCCTGACAGAGAAAACTGATACTTTTCTGCCATCACCAGTAATGCACTGATGATGTATTCACCGACAGAGACCTTATTACAGCCTGGTGCACTGGTAAAATTAATCCCTTTTTCTGCCAGAACAGCTTTATCAATATGATCGGTTCCGATCGTTGCTGTACCCACAAATTTCAAGTTAGTGGCCTGAGATAAAAGCGCTGCATTCACTTTGGTCACTGAACGCACCAGCAAAATATCAGCATCCGCCAACTGTTCCGCAGTCATTGTTCTGCCCGGCACACGCACTACCTCGCCGAATTCAGCAAATAACGCTTCGGCCAGCGGCATATTTTCATCCACCACAATCTTCATATCTGTCGCCTGAAAAAAAGAAAAAGGGGCTATAAGCCCCTTATTATGCCATTTAGCTTAATGAAATCATTAGCCTTTATATTTGCTGAATACCAACGTGGCGTTGGTGCCGCCGAAACCGAAGCTGTTTGACATCACAGTGTTCAGTTCTGCTTCTTCATATTCAGTAACGATTGGCAGACCTTCTGCTTTCGGGTCTAAAGTTTCAATGTTGATGCTTGGTGCAATAAAACCATTTTCCATCATCAGCAAGCTGTAGATAGCTTCATGAACACCAGCAGCGCCAAGAGCATGACCACTCATTGCTTTGGTTGCAGAGATCTTCGGAGCTTTATCGCCGAATACGTTATGAATAGCTTCCAGCTCTTTCACATCACCAACAGGTGTAGAAGTGCCGTGGGTATTCAGGTAATCGATTGGCGCAGCAACAGTCGACATGGCTTGTTGCATACAACGAACAGCGCCTTCACCTGATGGAGCAACCATGTCATAACCATCTGAAGTGGCACCGTAGCCGGTGATTTCAGCATAGATATGTGCGCCACGTGCCAATGCGTGTTCCAGTTCTTCGACAACAACGATACCGCCGCCACCAGAGATAACGAAACCATCACGGCCAGCGTCATAAGTACGGGAGGCTTTTTCCGGCGTGTCGTTATATTTGCTGGACAGTGCGCCCATCGCATCAAACTGCATAGCCAGTGTCCAATCCACTTCTTCACCACCACCGGCGAAAACGATGTCTTGTTTACCTAACTGGATCTGTTCCAGTGCGTTACCGATACAATGTGATGACGTCGCACAGGCGGAACTAATGGAATAGTTGATGCCTTTGATTTTGAACGGCGTAGCCAGACATGCAGATGTAGTAGAAGACATAGTCCGTGGCACCATGTATGGGCCAACACGACGTACACCTTTTTCACGCAAAGTGTCACAAGCTTCGATCTGGTTTTTAGAAGACGCGCCACCTGAGCCAGCGACCAAACCAGTGCGAGGATTTGAAACCATATCTTCGGTCAATTTGGCATCAGCGATTGCCTGCTGCATGGACAGATAAGCGTATGCTGCAGCGTCACCCATAAAACGCAGTACTTTGCGATCAATCAGTTCAGCCACATCCAGCTTGATATTGCCCCATACACGGCTACGCAGACTGTGTTGTTCAAATTGATCTGAATAAGTAATACCTGATTTACCCGCTTTCAATGAAGCCAGTACTTCAGCCGCGTTGTTGCCCAGACTAGAAACAATCCCGATACCGGTGATAACAGCTCTTCTCATTAACTTAAGTTCCAATATGACTTATAAGACCTGGGTATAGTTTACCTGTTTTATCTCAACAACTGGTCTGCTTTCCCGTAAAATCCGCAGTACTTTTGTGAATTAGTCGAGATTTTTTCATGCAGACCTCGTTGCAAAACGCCAAATTAAGCTGGAATGAAGCTGGCGCTCCTATTTCAGACTCCTTTGGGGATGTATATTTTTCCAACGATAATGGCCTGCAGGAAACCCGGTATGTCTTCCTGAAACAGAATAAATTACAGGAACGCTGGTTAAATCATGACCATGATTTTTTTGTCATAGCCGAGACCGGATTTGGCACGGGGCTGAATTTTTTGGCTACCTGGCAGGCATTTCGGCACTACCGTGAAACAACCCCGGAGGGTAACGTTTCACGTCTGCATTTTATCAGTTTTGAGAAGTTCCCTCTGACTCGGCAGGACTTAAAACAGGCATTAATGGCCTGGCCGGAATTGACGTCATTCAGTGAACAGTTAGTGACTGCCTACCCTTCTGCCATTCCGGGCTGCCAACGAGTACGGTTTGATAATGGATCTGTTGTATTGGATCTCTGGTTTGGTGATGTAAATGAATTACTCCCTCAGGTGTATACGCCAGCCGATGGATTAGTCGATGCCTGGTATCTGGATGGCTTTGCTCCCAGTAAAAATCCGGATATGTGGACAGATAACTTATTTGCGAATTTATATCGGCTGAGCCGCCCTGAAGGAACACTGGCAACATTTACTGCAGCCGGATTTGTGCGGCGCGGACTCGCTGATGCCGGTTTCGCCATGTTGAGAGTTCGCGGGCATGGCAAAAAACGGCAGATGCTCACAGGACGTAGTCAGAAACAAACATCGCCCCAATCCCCGGATATAAAATCAGTCGTGATTGTTGGTGGTGGCATCGCGTCTGCCTGTCTGAGCTATTTACTGACTCAGCGTGGTTATCCGGTGGAATTATTCTGTGCCGATAAAGATGTCGCGCAAGCCGCTTCAGGAAATCCTCAGGGAGCCATTTATCCGTTATTACATAAACCGGATGACTCACTCTCACAATTCTTTGCGGCTGCATTCCATTTTTGCCGGCAATTAATCAATGAAGTAAATTCGCAAAAATCAGTTTCTCATGACTGGTGTGGTGTATTGCTGAAGGCAATTGATGAAAAATCTTCACGTAAAATTGATGCATTATCCAGTTCCGGTTTTCCGGAGGAATTGATCTATCTTCTTGATGAAGGCGCACTCTTTCCTCACGGCGGCTGGGTTGCGCCGTCAGAATTGACTCAAATTCTGTTTCAATTAGCAGCAGCCAGCGGTTTACTGACTCAGCACTATGAGTGCGGGATCACCTCGCTTCAAAAACAGCGGGATAGCTGGCGCCTCAGTAGTAAGGATGGTGAATCCTGGTCAGCATCGCAGGTTGTTTTAGCCAATGGTGCAGATATCGGTATTTTTGAGCAAACCAGAGAGTTACCCATCACACCGGTTCGCGGCCAGATATCCCTGCTGCAATCTTCTGAATATGAAGAGATCAGCCCTTATGTTGTTTGTGGCGATGGCTACATCGTGCCGGCACATCAGGGGAAACAAGTAATAGGCGCGACTTATATCCGGCATGATAAAGATCGGACAGTAAGAGATGATGAGCATCTGGAAAACAAAGCTAAAATGCAAAAAACACTTTCCACAGATACCTCATCATATCGGGTGATTGACGGACGAGCAGCTATCCGGGGCGTTACACGGGATCACTTGCCATTGGCTGGTGGACTACGTTCAGAAGAAAAACTCCGGAGCACGTTAGATAACATAAGTAAATCCGGTTGGTTACCAGAAACAGATTCCGGATTATTTGTTTTAGCGGGTTTCGGTTCCCGAGGATTGTGCTCCGCACCACTGGCCGCTGAATTACTGGCTGCATTGTTACTACATGAACCACTTCCCTGTGTACTCTCGGTGCTGCAGGACATTGATCCACAGCGCCGCTGGTTAAAACCACACTGGCGGAAAAGTCGGACCCTGTAATGAGGCCAAAACATGGCCGGATACTGCTGATTATTCACTGAAATTACGGCCATATTTTCAGCAAACGGAGCTAAATGACCTGACTTTGTAATAAAGGGCAGGTATAGTGCCCGCAGAAAATTAGACCCCAAATTTGCCTTTCAAGGGGGATCCCATGATTACCGCCTACATGCTGCGTAATAAAGTTCTGGATGTTGTTCAGTTAACAACTCAGGACGTATTACCGCCCGATACTATCTGGCTGGATGCCTATAAGCCTGACGATGAAGAACGTGAATGGCTAAGTAGTCTATTTCTGGAAGAAGTTCCGGAAGAAGAAGAGCTGGATGAAATTGAAGCATCTGCGCGTTTCTACTGGGACACGGATGGTCTGCATATTTTATCTCTGTTCCCACAACGGATCGGTGGTGAAACCCGTGGTGTAAACATGTCGTTCACACTGCGTAATAACCTGCTGATCAGCTTCCGTGAAGAAGATATCGGGATTGTCCGCCTGCTACGACACTACATGCGTCACGATCGTGTTGAAATCGAAGATGCTATGGACATCCTGCTTGAACTGATGGATCTGAAAGTCGAATATCTGTCTGACCTGATCGAGGATGGATATACCACGCTGGAAGAAACATCTGAGCTTGTTCTCAGCGATGAACAAATTCATGAGATGTTACAGGAATTGATGGAGCAGGAAGAGACGAACAGTCAGATCCGTCTTGCATTGCACGATACCCGACGTGCATTGCGTTTCCTGCGCCGAACCGTTCGCCAGCAGCTGTTATCTGAACAGAAAAAGACCATTGATGAAGTGCTGCACGATATCGAATCACTGTTGCCACACACGCAGTTCCTGTTCGATAAAATCAACTTCCAGTTGGAAGTTGCAATGGGCTTTACCAACCTGCAACAGAACAAGGTTATTAAAATCTTCTCCGTTGCCGCGGTTGTATTTCTGCCGCCGACACTGATTGCCAGTGTGTACGGTATGAACTTTGACATTATGCCTGAATTACATTGGCAATTTGGTTATCTGGTTTCGATCGGCATGATGCTGGCATCTGCTTTTGGTACCTATTTCTTCTTCCGGAAGAAAGGCTGGTTGTAATTCCCGGAATATAAAAATTAGTGGCACCGATAAATCACACCGGTGCCACTCTCTCATTCCCTACACATTTATCTCACTTTGCCGAAGCAGCTAATAACGTTGCTAATGTATCCGCCGCCTCTGCCCACTCTGCATCATCAGTAAATGCCTGTTGTAACAGATCAACCTGTGATGCACTCCAGAATGGTGCATCCAGTAATGCCATTCCCTCAGTAAGCGGATGAGATTCAATAAACCGCAGAATGCTCGGTTCATCATTTGCTAATCCCAGCTGACTAAATAAAGCCGCAAGGTCATGTGTTCCAATGTCCATTTCAGGCAACCCTCGCTGATAGGAACTATTATCATTATAGAAGAATTATCCCTCGTACAGCGATTATCTGCGGGACATTGAATAGGAATATAACTATGACCGGACTACGTTATGAAACTGATTCAATGGGGAGCATCCCGGTTCCGGCAGATAAATACTGGGGGGCACAAACACAGCGTTCCATTGAGCATTTTCCGATCGGCGTTAACCGTTTTCGTTGGGAACGCCCTATGATCCGTGCACTGGGAATATTGAAATTAGCAGCAGCCAAAGCCAATGCTGAGTTAGGGACGTTGCCAGGGACGATTGCCGATCCGATAGAACAGGCAGCTCAAGAGGTGGTTGACGGTAAATTAGATGAACATTTCCCGCTGGTAGTCTTTCAGACCGGGTCAGGCACGCAATCAAACATGAATGCCAATGAAGTAATCGCAAACCGGGCCATTGAAATATGCGGAGGTGAAATTGGCAGTAAAAAACCCATTCACCCCAATGATCATGTGAATTGTGGTCAGTCATCAAATGATACGTTTCCTACTGCTATGTATATAGCCGTCATTGAAGAGCTGGAACAACAATTAATTCCTGTGATCGGGCATCTTAAACAAACGCTTGATGCTAAAGCGGTGGCTTACGCCAATATAGTCAAAACGGGCAGAACCCATCTTCAGGATGCAACGCCCATTACACTGGGCCAGGAAATCAGTGCCTGGGTAGCACAACTTGATTTCGCGTTAGCAGGGATTCAGGCCAGCAAAGCCGGTGTACTTGAATTAGCCATCGGTGGCACCGCGGTCGGAACCGGATTAAATGCTCACCCTGAATTCGGTGAACGAACAGCCGCTTATATTGCCAGTATTACCGGTTATCCATTTCACGCGGCAGATAATAAATTCTTTGCCCTGTCAGCGCATGATGCATTGGTTCAGGCATCGGCTGCATTACGTACGCTGGCTGGTGCGTTGATGAAAATAGCGAATGATGTGCGTTGGCTGGCCAGTGGCCCCCGTTGCGGAATTGGTGAGTTAGTCATTCCGGAGAACGAGCCGGGCTCTTCTATTATGCCAGGGAAAGTAAACCCGACCCAATGTGAAGCGCTGACCATGGTTTGCGTACAGGTTTTTGGTAATGATGCTGCGGTCGCATTT is a window from the Tolumonas auensis DSM 9187 genome containing:
- a CDS encoding Asd/ArgC dimerization domain-containing protein, which produces MPMNIAVAGSEELISENLLELLQEKQFPVGKLFLLTALDAEDQDSIRFNNQTIYVQDLASFDWSQAELVFLVGNTDEYVAAFSAAEQNGCKIIDLRNIEHKSSLHGLSLLAQKEDLESSVHVCPDDLTVLIAHVIQPFFDETAITQLNIVALEPVSVHGKKGTEALARETAHLMNGRPLENTLFSSQLAFNILPVLGDSHLVSELQLLFPEEKLNTSVTLLQAPVFFGTTVVADIVLEDALPKEDITRILSSISNVTLSDEVLTPVTHGSNQNKVYLQLIAGELDELQTFRLLMIADPLRCGRIQNAVSLAEQLVTPVMS
- a CDS encoding 4-phosphoerythronate dehydrogenase, with the protein product MKIVVDENMPLAEALFAEFGEVVRVPGRTMTAEQLADADILLVRSVTKVNAALLSQATNLKFVGTATIGTDHIDKAVLAEKGINFTSAPGCNKVSVGEYIISALLVMAEKYQFSLSGLSLGVIGAGNTGTAVAERASALGIEVKLCDPLKEQAGDPRSFVSYDEALQCDLISFHVPLSREGEHATFHLLDKKYIQALRSEQILLNASRGEVWDNQAMLLRQQSAEPLLLVMDVWENEPDILHELVPYTDIATPHIAGYSLEGKYRGTYMLYEAFCQQFGYTVTKQLKQLLPVADINALTLNANTDEVVLKKLIHLVYDVRRDDARFRHQIGLPGRFDEMRKKYPERREWSSVTISSEQNNDELVKLGFSVSGN
- the fabB gene encoding beta-ketoacyl-ACP synthase I; amino-acid sequence: MRRAVITGIGIVSSLGNNAAEVLASLKAGKSGITYSDQFEQHSLRSRVWGNIKLDVAELIDRKVLRFMGDAAAYAYLSMQQAIADAKLTEDMVSNPRTGLVAGSGGASSKNQIEACDTLREKGVRRVGPYMVPRTMSSTTSACLATPFKIKGINYSISSACATSSHCIGNALEQIQLGKQDIVFAGGGEEVDWTLAMQFDAMGALSSKYNDTPEKASRTYDAGRDGFVISGGGGIVVVEELEHALARGAHIYAEITGYGATSDGYDMVAPSGEGAVRCMQQAMSTVAAPIDYLNTHGTSTPVGDVKELEAIHNVFGDKAPKISATKAMSGHALGAAGVHEAIYSLLMMENGFIAPSINIETLDPKAEGLPIVTEYEEAELNTVMSNSFGFGGTNATLVFSKYKG
- the mnmC gene encoding bifunctional tRNA (5-methylaminomethyl-2-thiouridine)(34)-methyltransferase MnmD/FAD-dependent 5-carboxymethylaminomethyl-2-thiouridine(34) oxidoreductase MnmC, coding for MQTSLQNAKLSWNEAGAPISDSFGDVYFSNDNGLQETRYVFLKQNKLQERWLNHDHDFFVIAETGFGTGLNFLATWQAFRHYRETTPEGNVSRLHFISFEKFPLTRQDLKQALMAWPELTSFSEQLVTAYPSAIPGCQRVRFDNGSVVLDLWFGDVNELLPQVYTPADGLVDAWYLDGFAPSKNPDMWTDNLFANLYRLSRPEGTLATFTAAGFVRRGLADAGFAMLRVRGHGKKRQMLTGRSQKQTSPQSPDIKSVVIVGGGIASACLSYLLTQRGYPVELFCADKDVAQAASGNPQGAIYPLLHKPDDSLSQFFAAAFHFCRQLINEVNSQKSVSHDWCGVLLKAIDEKSSRKIDALSSSGFPEELIYLLDEGALFPHGGWVAPSELTQILFQLAAASGLLTQHYECGITSLQKQRDSWRLSSKDGESWSASQVVLANGADIGIFEQTRELPITPVRGQISLLQSSEYEEISPYVVCGDGYIVPAHQGKQVIGATYIRHDKDRTVRDDEHLENKAKMQKTLSTDTSSYRVIDGRAAIRGVTRDHLPLAGGLRSEEKLRSTLDNISKSGWLPETDSGLFVLAGFGSRGLCSAPLAAELLAALLLHEPLPCVLSVLQDIDPQRRWLKPHWRKSRTL
- the corA gene encoding magnesium/cobalt transporter CorA codes for the protein MITAYMLRNKVLDVVQLTTQDVLPPDTIWLDAYKPDDEEREWLSSLFLEEVPEEEELDEIEASARFYWDTDGLHILSLFPQRIGGETRGVNMSFTLRNNLLISFREEDIGIVRLLRHYMRHDRVEIEDAMDILLELMDLKVEYLSDLIEDGYTTLEETSELVLSDEQIHEMLQELMEQEETNSQIRLALHDTRRALRFLRRTVRQQLLSEQKKTIDEVLHDIESLLPHTQFLFDKINFQLEVAMGFTNLQQNKVIKIFSVAAVVFLPPTLIASVYGMNFDIMPELHWQFGYLVSIGMMLASAFGTYFFFRKKGWL
- a CDS encoding DUF2789 family protein yields the protein MDIGTHDLAALFSQLGLANDEPSILRFIESHPLTEGMALLDAPFWSASQVDLLQQAFTDDAEWAEAADTLATLLAASAK
- the fumC gene encoding class II fumarate hydratase, coding for MTGLRYETDSMGSIPVPADKYWGAQTQRSIEHFPIGVNRFRWERPMIRALGILKLAAAKANAELGTLPGTIADPIEQAAQEVVDGKLDEHFPLVVFQTGSGTQSNMNANEVIANRAIEICGGEIGSKKPIHPNDHVNCGQSSNDTFPTAMYIAVIEELEQQLIPVIGHLKQTLDAKAVAYANIVKTGRTHLQDATPITLGQEISAWVAQLDFALAGIQASKAGVLELAIGGTAVGTGLNAHPEFGERTAAYIASITGYPFHAADNKFFALSAHDALVQASAALRTLAGALMKIANDVRWLASGPRCGIGELVIPENEPGSSIMPGKVNPTQCEALTMVCVQVFGNDAAVAFAGSQGNFQLNVYKPVMVHNVLESIHLLADSCRAFDEHCASGIEPNLARIEEHLADNLMLVTALNKHIGYDKAAMIAKTAHHQGLRLREAAIASGYLTAEEFDLWISPLEMAEPHKHK